CATGGGATTGCGATACCCGTCGCACCAATGCCAGCCCGAGGCCGAAACCACCGGTGCGGCGGTCGCGGCTGGCATCCAGGCGCGAGAACGGTTCGAAAATCTTCTCCCGACCGGCCAGCGGCACACCCGGGCCGTCGTCGTTGACCTGCACTTCGTATTGATCGCCGATGCGCACCAGCGACACCTCGACCCGTTGCTCGGCATATCGAATGGCGTTGCGCAGCAGATTGATCACCGCCCGCGCCATGAAGCGCGGCTCGATCCGCACCTCTTCGACCCGGCACTCGCCGATCAGCAGTTGCACGCCGGCCGCCTCGGCCTCCAGGGCCACGCTGCCCACCACACTGTCGAGCCAGTTGGCGGCCTGAATGTTTTCGCGGGTGATCACCGTCGCGCCTCGCTCGAGGCTGGCGTAGGTCAGCAGCTCGGAGACCATTTCTTCCAGCTCGCCCAGGTCGGCGTACATGTCGGCGATCAGTTCGCGGTTCTGGCTGGCGTCCGGCTGTTGCTTGAGCTGGTCGAGCTCGAACGACAACCGCGCAATCGGCGTGCGCAGTTCGTGGGACACGGCGTTGGTCAGTTCACGCTGATTGGCGATCAGGCCCTCGATGCGCGCCGCCATCAGGTTGAAGTGTTCGGCCAGGTCCCGGATGTTCGAGCGTTTTGAAAGCTGGATACGTGCGGAGAGGTCGTTGTCGCCGAAACGCTCGGCGGCCAGGCGCAGTTTTTCCAGATCGCGCCAGTGCGGGCGCACCCAGAAGTACAGGACAATCCCGAGCAGCACGGCCAGCATCATGTAAGCCGCCGAGATATAGAACGGCATCAGGCTCGGCTCCGGCGGCAGCTTGATGCTGAGCAGTTGCGAACCGCCGTCGATGTTGCTGATGAACTGGGTGTAGTCGTGGCGAATCACCAGCAGGCCCTGGTCCAGTTCGGCTTTTTCCTCATCGCTGAGCTTCAGGTGATCGGCCTCGACCAGACTCAGCGTCAGCCCGTAGTGCGGGCGCAGCGCGTCCAGTTGCGCTTCCCGCGCCGCACCTTTCTGGTCGCGCATGTGCTCGATCAGCGACCAGGCCTGGCCACGCACCGCCTCGCGGTTGTAGGCCTGCATCTGGTTGTCGAGCAGCGCGTTGAAGGTGTG
This genomic window from Pseudomonas kribbensis contains:
- a CDS encoding ATP-binding protein encodes the protein MLRLFLGLFLVMTVGLVAALQTVEHTFNALLDNQMQAYNREAVRGQAWSLIEHMRDQKGAAREAQLDALRPHYGLTLSLVEADHLKLSDEEKAELDQGLLVIRHDYTQFISNIDGGSQLLSIKLPPEPSLMPFYISAAYMMLAVLLGIVLYFWVRPHWRDLEKLRLAAERFGDNDLSARIQLSKRSNIRDLAEHFNLMAARIEGLIANQRELTNAVSHELRTPIARLSFELDQLKQQPDASQNRELIADMYADLGELEEMVSELLTYASLERGATVITRENIQAANWLDSVVGSVALEAEAAGVQLLIGECRVEEVRIEPRFMARAVINLLRNAIRYAEQRVEVSLVRIGDQYEVQVNDDGPGVPLAGREKIFEPFSRLDASRDRRTGGFGLGLALVRRVSQSHGGRVEVGDSPWGGASFRMTWAHLD